In Marasmius oreades isolate 03SP1 chromosome 3, whole genome shotgun sequence, a single window of DNA contains:
- a CDS encoding uncharacterized protein (CAZy:CE10) codes for MVRLLSFVGFLPSPCVIFSYNSDTKSESTGGGFVMGSASPSFPPTLTTTQGLLQHTSFTHIFASEYRLSSGPPLPPKNPFPACLLDVLAGYFYLVNTLKYLPENVIVAGDSAGGVLAYQLVRYCVTYRGRGGEGKAKAKAKGTTPFPLPHGLLLLSPSVDCLLRPLPGTSMITNRRSDYIAPWFDKRYAVSALMGKGLVEADLDHSWFSPGSMSDRDQEEKEMTGVIFRQFPKTMIVTGEAEMSRDCNRVLKERMEMGGQAQGGGKVVYVEVEDAPHDILTSTLWEPERTIALQRIGSWVGEF; via the exons ATGGTACGGCTTCTGTCTTTTGTTGGCTTTTTGCCTTCGCCCTGTGTTATTTTCTCATACAACTCTGATACTAAATCTGAATCAACAGGTGGTGGTTTCGTC ATGGGCAGTGCATCCCCCTCATTCCCCCCAACACTCACAACCACCCAAGGACTCCTCCAACACACCTCGTTCACCCACATCTTCGCCTCCGAATACCGCCTCTCCTCCGGTCCTCCACTCCCCCCCAAAAACCCCTTCCCAGCGTGCCTATTAGACGTCCTCGCTGGGTACTTTTACCTAGTCAATACCCTTAAATACCTGCCAGAGAACGTGATTGTGGCGGGGGATTCGGCGGGTGGAGTGTTGGCGTATCAGCTTGTTCGGTATTGTGTTACTTATCGTGGTCGTGGAGGTGAAGGTAAAGCCAAAGCCAAAGCCAAAGGAACGACCCCCTTCCCACTCCCACACGGCCTCCTCCTCTTATCCCCCTCCGTAGACTGCCTTCTTCGTCCTCTGCCAGGGACAAGCATGATCACCAACAGACGATCCGATTACATCGCTCCGTGGTTTGATAAACGGTATGCTGTATCTGCCTTGATGGGTAAAGGGCTTGTAGAAGCGGATTTGGACCATTCATGGTTCTCTCCTGGGTCCATGAGTGACCGCGAccaggaggagaaggagatgacTGGGGTTATTTTCAGGCAATTCCCAAAAACGATGATTGTTACTGGAGAAGCTGAGATGTCGAGGGATTGTAATCGGGTTTTGAAGGAACGGATGGAGATGGGGGGACAGGCACAGGGGGGAGGGAAGGTGGTGTATGTGGAAGTGGAGGACGCACCACATGATATTCTGACTTCGACTTTGTGGGAACCGGAAAGGACCATTGCGTTGCAGAGGATTGGGAGTTGGGTTGGGGAGTTTTGa
- a CDS encoding uncharacterized protein (CAZy:CE10; MEROPS:MER0034961) encodes MAKAFPYRNEPVRTIYTLLSIFWILFRLPFWMLRNALASWRPRRNWTFLRSIIVEVANPVVLIMAEAFPPSHQSYEELATKPGFVWVEPLSEDIVVGDVKRYAEVNGVSNERTGGFWYGLEGVKTTPPTEAGPGDRVIYYLHGGGFVMGSASPSFPPTLTTTQGLLQHTSFTHIFASEYRLSSGPPLPPKNPFPACLLDVLAGYFYLVNTLKYLPENVIVAGDSAGGVLAYQLVRYCVTYRGRGGEGKAKAKAKGTTPFPLPHGLLLLSPSVDCLLRPLPGTSMITNRRSDYIAPWFDKRYAVSALMGKGLVEADLDHSWFSPGSMSDRDQEEKEMTGVIFRQFPKTMIVTGEAEMSRDCNRVLKERMEMGGQAQGGGKVVYVEVEDAPHDILTSTLWEPERTIALQRIGSWVGEF; translated from the exons ATGGCCAAAGCCTTCCCCTACCGCAATGAGCCCGTCCGAACCATCTACACCCTCCTCAGCATCTTCTGGATCCTCTTCCGTCTCCCATTCTGGATGTTACGCAATGCATTAGCCTCTTGGCGTCCCCGCCGCAACTGGACTTTCCTCCGTTCCATCATCGTCGAAGTGGCCAACCCCGTTGTCCTCATCATGGCAGAAGCATTCCCTCCTAGCCACCAATCCTATGAAGAGCTAGCAACGAAACCTGGCTTTGTTTGGGTCGAACCGCTGAGCGAGGATATAGTTGTGGGTGATGTTAAGCGGTATGCGGAGGTGAATGGTGTGAGTAATGAGAGAACGGGCGGGTTTTGGTATGGCTTGGAGGGGGTAAAAACTACGCCTCCGACGGAAGCTGGACCGGGTGACCGGGTTATTTATTATCTGCATG GTGGTGGTTTCGTC ATGGGCAGTGCATCCCCCTCATTCCCCCCAACACTCACAACCACCCAAGGACTCCTCCAACACACCTCGTTCACCCACATCTTCGCCTCCGAATACCGCCTCTCCTCCGGTCCTCCACTCCCCCCCAAAAACCCCTTCCCAGCGTGCCTATTAGACGTCCTCGCTGGGTACTTTTACCTAGTCAATACCCTTAAATACCTGCCAGAGAACGTGATTGTGGCGGGGGATTCGGCGGGTGGAGTGTTGGCGTATCAGCTTGTTCGGTATTGTGTTACTTATCGTGGTCGTGGAGGTGAAGGTAAAGCCAAAGCCAAAGCCAAAGGAACGACCCCCTTCCCACTCCCACACGGCCTCCTCCTCTTATCCCCCTCCGTAGACTGCCTTCTTCGTCCTCTGCCAGGGACAAGCATGATCACCAACAGACGATCCGATTACATCGCTCCGTGGTTTGATAAACGGTATGCTGTATCTGCCTTGATGGGTAAAGGGCTTGTAGAAGCGGATTTGGACCATTCATGGTTCTCTCCTGGGTCCATGAGTGACCGCGAccaggaggagaaggagatgacTGGGGTTATTTTCAGGCAATTCCCAAAAACGATGATTGTTACTGGAGAAGCTGAGATGTCGAGGGATTGTAATCGGGTTTTGAAGGAACGGATGGAGATGGGGGGACAGGCACAGGGGGGAGGGAAGGTGGTGTATGTGGAAGTGGAGGACGCACCACATGATATTCTGACTTCGACTTTGTGGGAACCGGAAAGGACCATTGCGTTGCAGAGGATTGGGAGTTGGGTTGGGGAGTTTTGa